The Coccidioides posadasii str. Silveira chromosome 3, complete sequence genome contains a region encoding:
- a CDS encoding uncharacterized protein (EggNog:ENOG410PK3B~COG:C) gives MAGVPRFNAIRPSCLHLTPTNRYHSRFVTAKNSNAGFSTTSRLQSYEDTLKNLKIGADTKVLFQGFTGKQATANVKESLQWGTKIVGGVKPGVEGEHLGLPVFPSVRVAQEKARPDATAVYVPGNQTAAAIEEAIEAEIPLVVAVAEHVPIHDILRIHSILRTQSKTRLVGANCPGIISAIGKCRIGFQPLPCFSSGHVGIVAKSGTLSYETVASTTRAGLGQSLCIGMGGDVLAGTDFVDALKVFEHDDDTHGIIIVGEIGGTAEMDAAEWIKDYRRRTANPKPIMGLVGGIEAPHGRIMGHAGAWTAPGEPDAQMKIKALQDAGAVIVDHPEKFGEGMKTLLGNSAKRPVFEDFTPRIARQQRGVHTLRRPQILRSSSISAQRRSLYLQQSDSFVLLKERNIPVRESNEPGAFFLGASIDRTAHSPSFIASPTIDAKRYIESAKIFPFEYGKREFSANSAEIQAIAAHVGLAEPVQKSLSTLLEALTDIFMTKEAFSLETKVAVSSGGVLEVQGARFGFDDAAYRSAKRQEDIHKLRNKELEVPEEVEAEKDGIVYVRLEGEGTIGTLVNGAGLAMNTVDALTIRGGHCANFLDTGGKATSETVKSAFKIILSDPRVKAIFVNIFGGLTRSEMIAEGIIMAFRDLGMKVPVVVRLRGTNEELGQKMIAESKLPLHAFDSFEEAAAKVISLSHS, from the exons ATGGCTGGGGTTCCTCGGTTCAACGCCATTAGACCCTCTTGTTTGCATCTGACACCTACAAATCGCTACCATTCTCGGTTTGTTACGGCAAAGAACTCGAATGCAGGCTTTTCTACTACTTCAAGGCTTCAGAGTTATGAAGATACGTTGAAAAATCTTAAAATCGGCGCTGACACAAAGGTATTATTCCAAGGATTCACTG GTAAACAG GCAACTGCCAATGTGAAAGAATCATTGCAATGGGGGACAAAGATTGTAGGAGGAGTTAAGCCCGGAGTTGAAGGCGAGCATCTAGGACTGCCTGTATTCCCGTCTGTTCGAGTG GCACAGGAAAAAGCGAGACCGGATGCGACCGCGGTTTACGTGCCTGGCAATCAAACAGCGGCGGCCATTGAGGAGGCGATAGAAGCTGAAATACCCCTGGTGGTCGCAGTCGCAGAACACGTACCGATCCATGACATACTCAGG ATTCACTCCATACTTCGAACGCAATCGAAAACTCGACTCGTTGGTGCGAATTGCCCGGGTATTATTTCCGCCATTGGAAAGTGTCGCATCGGGTTCCAGCCACTGCCCTGTTTCTCGTCCGGCCATGTGGGCATCGTTGCTAAGTCAGGGACTCTCAGTTATGAGACCGTGGCCTCAACAACGCGGGCTGGTTTAGGCCAGAGCCTTTGCATTGGGATGGGCGGCGACGTGCTCGCGGGAACAGATTTTGTGGATGCACTCAAGGTCTTTGAACATGACGATGATACGCATGGTATAATAATCGTTGGAGAAATCGGCGGTACTGCTGAAATGGATGCTGCGGAATGGATCAAAGATTATCGTAGAAGGACTGCAAATCCCAA GCCCATTATGGGTTTGGTTGGAGGCATCGAAGCTCCTCATGGCCGAATCATGGGCCACGCGGGCGCATGGACGGCACCAGGGGAGCCTGATGCACAAATGAAAATCAAAGCGTTGCAGGATGCCGGGGCTGTAATTGTAGACCACCCCGAGAAATTCGGGGAGGGCATGAAAACCTTGCTGGGCAACTCTGCTAAGCGACCAGTATTTGAA GATTTTACCCCGAGGATAGCCCGACAGCAGCGAGGCGTCCATACGTTAAGACGACCCCAAATTCTCCGCAGTAGTAGTATTTCCGCGCAGCGCCGAAGTCTTTATCTTCAACAATCCGACTCCTTTGTTCTTCTCAAGGAAAGGAACATTCCTGTTCGTGAATCAAACGAACCGGGTGCCTTTTTCCTCGGCGCTTCAATTGACCGCACTGCACATTCCCCAAGTTTTATTGCTTCTCCTACCATAGACGCAAAAAGATATATCGAATCTGCGAAGATATTTCCATTTGAGTATGGGAAGAGAGAATTCTCCGCTAATAGCGCTGAAATTCAGGCAATAGCTGCCCATGTCGGGCTTGCTGAACCTGTCCAAAAATCGCTATCGACGCTGCTGGAAGCGTTAACGGATATATTTATGACCAAGGAAGCTTTCTCACTGGAAACGAAAGTTGCTGTTTCCAGTGGTGGCGTTTTGGAAGTCCAAGGAGCGCGATTTGGGTTTGATGATGCTGCATATAGAAGTGCAAAGAGGCAAGAGGATATCCATAAATTGAGGAACAAGGAACTAGAAGTTCCAGAAGAAGTGGAGGCCGAGAAGGATGGAATTGTTTATGTTAG GCTTGAAGGCGAAGGAACAATTGGTACTCTCG TGAATGGAGCTGGACTTGCTATGAACACCGTCGATGCCCTCACCATTCGTGGTGGACACTGTGCAAACTTCCTCGATACAGGCGGCAAAGCCACCTCAGAGACAGTAAAGTCGGCGTTTAAAATTATTCTCTCAGACCCGCGAGTCAAAGCCATTTTTGTGAACATATTCGGCGGCTTAACTAGGTCTGAGATGATCGCCGAGGGCATAATCATGGCCTTCCGAGATTTGGGTATGAAAGTGCCTGTCGTCGTCCGGTTGCGTGGGACGAATGAGGAACTTGGTCAGAAAATG ATTGCCGAAAGTAAACTTCCGCTCCATGCTTTTGATTCCTTCGAGGAAGCCGCGGCGAAAGTGATCAGCCTTTCGCACTCGTAA
- a CDS encoding uncharacterized protein (EggNog:ENOG410PMV5~COG:S~TransMembrane:1 (n14-25c33/34o75-96i)~BUSCO:13776at33183), producing the protein MTIFRSPYLVVRRGAASTLLITGHLAPLSVALAQQGPLFLRFTSQHIGPRSNRYYSSGQTLPSSPSPPSFKKRSIFRRLLGFSAIAVLSFVIGTTANSKLFSMHSTVTQILSDEAKSDPYKAEDEFAREVDEHINSHPLTQSMRENPLFKESRPHLQIPVEMRSHSLTGGTLTGPNKIVVPPYVWNEEGGKSMVSMFYLGADVSGHPGIVHGGLLATMLDEGLARCCFPSLPNKIGVTANLNIDYRRPAPAGSFFVLRAKTTKVEGRKAWVEGWIETLPDDGTDPTILVEAKALFVEPKNAAILPRLYRAE; encoded by the exons ATGACGATCTTCCGGAGCCCTTATCTCGTTGTCCGGAGGGGCGCAGCTTCCACTCTTTTGATCACCGGGCACCTGGCGCCTTTATCGGTGGCACTGGCTCAACAGGGTCCATTATTCCTTCGCTTCACTTCTCAACACATTGGCCCAAGGAGCAACAGATACTATTCTTCTG GTCAGACACTTCCCTCATCTCCTAGCCCTCCATCATTCAAGAAAAGATCCATTTTTCGCCGCCTATTAGGATTCTCTGCAATTGCAGTTTTGTCATTTGTTATTGGAACTACGGCGAATTCAAAACTATTCAGCATGCATTCCACTGTCACTCAGATACTCTCGGATGAGGCAAAGTCCGATCCCTATAAGGCAGAGGACGAGTTTGCGAGAGAAGTGGATGAGCACATTAATTCACACCCGCTCACGCAATCAATGCGTGAAAACCCACTCTTTAAAGAGTCAAGACCACACCTACAGATTCCAGTGGAGATGAGATCACACAGCCTCACAGGAGGAACACTGACGGGGCCAAACAAGATTGTTGTGCCGCCATATGTATGGAATGAAGAGGGAGGTAAGAGCATGGTGTCGATGTTCTACCTTGGTGCCGACGTATCTGGACACCCCGGGATCGTCCACGGGGGGCTACTAGCTACCATGCTGGACGAAGGACTTGCTAGATGTTGTTTTCCGTCCCTTCCAAATAAGATCGGCGTTACCGCGAACCTGAATATCGACTACCGTCGCCCAGCCCCTGCTGGATCCTTCTTTGTTCTCCGGGCGAAGACCACGAAAGTGGAGGGAAGAAAGGCTTGGGTTGAGGGCTGGATTGAGACACTCCCAGACGATGGAACCGACCCAACTATCCTTGTCGAAGCCAAAGCCTTATTTGTGGAGCCAAAAAATGCAGCG ATTCTCCCCCGCTTGTATCGCGCTGAGTGA
- the VMA5 gene encoding Vacuolar ATP synthase subunit C (BUSCO:304453at4751~EggNog:ENOG410PGJJ~COG:C~BUSCO:8811at33183), whose product MSKQTKYILLSLPSSIVPSHHRDDALEAITKTISPDNGTVIPFPIPEFKIGTLDALVQQADELSRVEAACRAVVGKVGDALRSVLEGDEEQIARMRTVNDKPVDHYLRTFSWNKVKYRADKPLSELIDLLQKETASIDSDVRAKFTQYNQVKSSLATLQRKQTGNLATRSLTGVVDPRQLVQNSEYLETHLVAVPLRDTKDFLRSYETLSPMVVPRSASRVASDNEFTLYGVTTFKKHSLEFIHRCREHKWTPREYKYVEGGEEEERRQVEQVGADSKRLWGEVLRLGRTAWSEVVMAWMHVLVLRVFVETVLRYGLPLDFVSALIKTTAKNARKAKGLLDDSYSYLGGNAFIRDKKGRVRKDDSDMQHLAGGEGGAEYTAYVYYEFEIE is encoded by the exons ATGTCTAAACAGACCAAATACATCCTCCTTTCCCTCCCAAGCTCCATCGTACCATCCCACCATCGCGACGATGCCCTCGAGGCCATTACAAAAACAATCTCTCCAGATAACGGGACAGTGATTCCTTTTCCAATTCCGGAATTCAAAATCGGCACCCTAGATGCGCTGGTGCAACAGGCGGATGAGTTGTCAAGAGTCGAGGCGGCCTGTAGAGCTGTCGTGGGGAAAGTTGGAGATGCGCTGAGGAGCGTGCTCGAAGGCGACGAGGAGCAAATAGCGCGGATGCGGACGGTTAATGATA AGCCCGTGGATCATTACTTGCGGACTTTTTCGTGGAACAAGGTCAAGTACCGCGCTGATAAACCATTGTCCGAGCTCATCGATTTGTTGCAAAAG GAAACTGCGAGCATTGATAGCGATGTAAGGGCCAAGTTTACGCAGTATAATCAAGTCAAGTCGAGCCTAGCTACACTACAACGAAAACAAAC AGGAAATCTAGCCACCAGATCGCTCACAGGGGTGGTAGACCCGCGCCAACTCGTTCAGAATTCCGAATACCTAGAAACACATCTTGTGGCTGTCCCCTTACGGGACACCAAGGATTTTCTTCGCTCCTATGAAACGTTATCACCCATGGTTGTACCTCGGTCAGCCTCACGCGTTGCATCAGATAATGAGTTCACTCTATACGGTGTGACAACGTTTAAGAAGCATAGTCTCGAATTCATTCACAGATGCCGCGAACATAAATGGACACCCAGAGAGTATAAATACGTTGAAGGCGgggaagaggaggagcgAAGGCAAGTTGAACAAGTCGGTGCCGACTCCAAGAGATTGTGGGGAGAGGTGTTGCGGCTCGGGAGAACGGCGTGGAGCGAAGTCGTTATGGCCTGGATGCACGTCCTCGTCCTCAGGGTATTTGTTGAAACGGTTTTGAGATATGGGTTGCCCCTGGATTTTGTTTCCGCACTGATCAAG ACGACTGCAAAGAATGCGCGAAAAGCAAAGGGTCTTCTAGACGACTCATATTCCTACCTAGGCGGAAACGCTTTTATCCGTGACAAAAAGGGCCGCGTCCGAAAGGATGATTCGGATATGCAGCATCTGGCTGGCGGTGAAGGCGGCGCCGAGTATACTGCCTATGTGTATTATGAGTTTGAGATTGAGTAG
- the MET14 gene encoding Adenylyl-sulfate kinase (EggNog:ENOG410PG9D~COG:P): protein MATNITFHAAAFTRAERTKLRGQRGLTIWLTGLSASGKSTVAVDLEHYLISERGVAAYRLDGDNIRFGLNKDLGFSESDRNENIRRIAEVAKLFADSSTVAITSFISPYRKDRDTARALHEAQAEGDDSLPFVEVFIDVPVEVAEQRDPKGLYKKARAGVIKDFTGISAPYEEPLKPEVHVRNVDIPVRQAVEQIVAYLDEKGYLPPKPEPKN, encoded by the exons ATGGCGAC GAACATCACATTCCACGCAGCTGCCTTTACCCGCGCTGAGCGCACCAAACTCCGAGGACAGCGTGGTCTCACCATCTGGCTTACCGGTCTTTCTGCCTCCGGCAAATCCACCGTCGCCGTCGACCTCGAACATTATCTCATTTCCGAGCGCGGGGTAGCAGCCTACCGCCTCGATGGAGACAACATCCGCTTCGGTCTCAACAAGGATCTCGGTTTCAGCGAATCAGACCGCAACGAGAACATCCGACGCATAGCAGAGGTCGCCAAGCTCTTCGCCGATAGCAGCACCGTCGCCATCACATCGTTTATCTCTCCATACCGAAAGGACCGCGATACGGCGCGGGCTCTGCACGAAGCTCAGGCTGAAGGAGATGACAGCCTACCGTTCGTCGAAGTCTTCATTGACGTTCCCGTCGAGGTTGCCGAGCAGAGAGATCCAAAGGGCCTGTACAAGAAGGCCAGAGCTGGTGTGATCAAGGACTTCACCGGAATCAGCGCCCCATATGAAGAGCCATTGAAGCCGGAGGTCCATGTTCGCAATGTTGATATCCCCGTGAGACAAGCTGTGGAACAGATTGTCGCATACTTGGATGAGAAAGGCTACCTTCCACCCAAGCCTGAGCCAAAGAACTAA
- the GCV1 gene encoding Aminomethyltransferase, mitochondrial (BUSCO:339525at4751~EggNog:ENOG410PFBY~COG:E~BUSCO:5192at33183), which produces MKPAMRNSILKRANALGLSSQTWKASSSFGCGSQLRFHCASQRGIHDISARTFAYPRSFIANADPSARLGKRFASSTASKSALNKTELYDLHVEHKAKMVPFAGYSMPLQYADQSHLESHHWTRTHASLFDVSHMVQHHLIGPGARDLLMKITPSSLDSLKDNHSTLSCLLDQETGGIVDDTVITRLGPESFYFVTNAGRRKEDLEFLTNEIEAFRQTHDPSTRASVIHWSILDNRALLALQGPSSAAVLQSLVTQGEASVEGDLTTLHFGQCRQLHLDFPDGSHTPARLLISRTGYTGEDGFEISIPTDHDPHLPRRVAELLLSNPEVRLAGLAARDSLRLEAGMCLYGHDITTKQTPPVAGLGWVVGKDRRDPSSPLSSFNGSSVILPQLASPAKTLKERRVGLTIEAGAPAREGSPIVDINYPDTHIGIITSGLPSPSLNGTNIAMGYIKQGLHKKGTEVGVLVRKKLRKATVTPMPWVETKFYRG; this is translated from the exons ATGAAGCCTGCCATGAGGAACTCCATTCTGAAAAGGGCCAATGCCCTCGGTTTGTCATCCCAGACCTGGAAAGCTTCAAGCTCATTCGGATGCGGCTCCCAACTGCGCTTCCATTGTGCTTCTCAGAGAGGAATTCATGACATCTCAGCCAGAACTTTCGCTTATCCCAGATCATTCATTGCCAATGCCGATCCCTCAGCCAGACTGGGCAAACGATTTGCCTCTTCCACTGCTTCGAAATCTGCGCTGAACAAGACGGAGCTATATGACCTGCATGTGGAACATAAGGCTAAAATGGTACCTTTTGCTGGGTATTCCATGCCATTGCAGTATGCGGACCAGAGCCATCTTGAAAGCCATCACTGGACAAGAACACATGCGAGTTTGTTTGACGTGAGCCACAT GGTCCAGCATCATCTCATTGGGCCTGGAGCGCGAGACCTTCTCATGAAAATCACTCCCTCATCCCTCGATAGCTTGAAAGATAACCATTCGACATTATCCTGTCTTCTGGACCAGGAGACTGGCGGTATTGTCGACGATACTGTTATCACTCGTCTTGGGCCCGAGTCATTTTACTTCGTTACAAACGCTGGTAGACGGAAGGAGGACCTGGAGTTCTTGACGAATGAAATCGAAGCATTCAGGCAGACCCATGACCCGTCAACTCGTGCCTCTGTTATTCACTGGTCAATTTTGGATAATAGAGCGCTTTTGGCTTTGCAGGGGCCATCAAGTGCAGCTGTACTGCAATCACTTGTTACACAAGGAGAGGCGTCTGTGGAGGGAGATCTCACCACTCTCCACTTCGGTCAATGCCGGCAATTACACCTAGACTTCCCTGATGGCTCTCATACACCTGCTCGCCTTTTGATCTCGCGAACTGGATATACCGGCGAAGACGGATTCGAAATTTCAATCCCCACGGACCATGACCCTCATCTTCCACGTCGTGTTGCCGAACTACTGCTTTCCAACCCTGAGGTTCGCCTTGCTGGGTTGGCGGCGCGTGATTCCCTCCGCCTCGAGGCCGGAATGTGTCTCTATGGACATGATATCACCACAAAACAGACACCCCCCGTGGCTGGATTAGGCTGGGTGGTTGGTAAAGATCGCCGAGACCCATCTTCACCGCTATCATCCTTCAATGGCTCCTCCGTGATCCTTCCACAACTCGCCTCTCCTGCTAAAACATTAAAAGAACGACGGGTTGGCCTCACCATCGAAGCCGGTGCTCCTGCTCGCGAAGGTAGCCCTATCGTTGATATAAACTATCCTGATACGCATATCGGTATCATCACGTCCGGTTTGCCCAGTCCATCCCTAAACGGTACCAATATTGCAATGGGCTATATTAAACAAGGCCTACACAAGAAGGGGACCGAGGTTGGAGTTCTGGTTAGAAAGAAGCTGAGGAAGGCGACCGTTACTCCGATGCCGTGGGTTGAGACCAAATTTTATAGAGGTTAA
- a CDS encoding uncharacterized protein (EggNog:ENOG410PHGP~COG:E~TransMembrane:11 (i80-99o105-130i151-178o184-203i215-235o273-297i309-331o351-371i392-416o422-444i464-482o)) — MEIWLYFRSKRPYTQQQLDVEKTGLQAASLRDFDARQRWSIFKSCNVEAESECNVSVTFQVEMEAGNSIKYRTCSWQKTAGLLFSEYICLAIVSFPYSYAVLGLIPGLILTAVIALIVLYTSIIIWQYCLRHPTVRDVCDIGQQLFWNSKAAWYITAIMFLLNNTFIQGLHCLVGAQYLNTMTNHSRCTVAFAAVTAVISFACSLPRTFNSLAKLGGFSAFFTFLSVLLLTIFAAQQPQPARYNSDPDHVGPDGTKLGGEPRFSLFPAQGTTFVAAMGAFLNISYTFIGQITLPSFIAEMNNPKDFYKALLAVTFAEVVLFSLVGSIIYVYNGQYTTSPAFATLSSAGAKGITFSLMVPTLLFLGVLYSSISARFIFFRLFEGTCHKGNHTVVGWLSWAGILAVTWIFAFVIAEVIPFFADLLSIMSSLFDSLFGFIFWGMAYIRIQTAEESKRPNASRNTQGWIGYAFSWILIGIGLFFLGPGTYASIRSVILNYEKGNVGSAFSCEDTGL; from the exons ATGGAGATCTGGTTGTATTTCAGGTCCAAACGCCCTTATACCCAGCAACAGCTGGACGTCGAGAAAACTGGGTTGCAGGCTGCCAGTTTGAGAGATTTTGATGCACGCCAACGCTGGAGCATATTTAAATCATGCAACGTTGAAGCGGAGTCTGAATGCAATGTATCTGTGACATTCCAGGTGGAAATGGAAGCAGGAAACTCCATCAAGTACCGCACCTGCAGCTGGCAAAAG ACGGCAGGTCTTCTTTTCTCAGAATACATTTGCCTGGCAATCGTCTCATTTCCCTATTCATATGCTGTTCTAGGGCTGATACCAGGCTTGATTTTGACGGCTGTAATCGCCCTGATTGTCTTATATACTTCGATCATAATCTG GCAATATTGTTTACGCCATCCTACTGTACGGGATGTCTGCGACATAGGCCAGCAACTCTTCTGGAATTCAAAAGCAGCTTGGTATATCACAGCCATTATGTTTCTCTTAAATAATACCTTCATTCAG GGACTGCATTGTCTCGTTGGTGCCCAGTATCTGAATACCATGACAAACCACAGTAGATGCACGGTTGCATTTGCGGCTGTGACAGCAGTCATCTCTTTTGCCTGCTCACTTCCGAGGACGTTCAATTCGCTCGCAAAACTTGGCGGTTTTTCTGCCTTTTTTACCTTCTTGTCGGTACTGCTGCTAACAATATTTGCGGCTCAACAACCGCAACCCGCAAGATACAACTCAGATCCTGACCATGTTGGGCCCGATGGAACTAAGCTTGGCGGCGAACCACGCTTCTCGCTATTTCCGGCACAAGGAACGACGTTTGTTGCTGCCATGGGCGCATTTTTGAATATAAGCTATACTTTCATTGGGCAAATTACGCTCCCGAGCTTTATTGCGGAAATGAACAACCCAAAAGATTTCTACAAAGCATTATTGGCGGTTACTTTTGCGGAAGTTGTTCTCTTCAGCCTCGTGGGTTCAATAATCTACGTGTACAACGGCCAGTACACAACCTCTCCAGCTTTTGCGACGCTGAGTAGCGCAGGTGCTAAGGGCATTACATTCTCCTTGATGGTCCCCACTTTACTCTTTCTGGGAGTTCTGTACTCGTCCATCTCAGCCAGGTTTATCTTCTTTCGGTTATTCGAAGGCACATGCCACAAAGGCAACCATACCGTTGTCGGATGGCTCTCGTGGGCGGGTATACTGGCTGTCACATGGATATTTGCTTTCGTCATTGCGGAAGTCATTCCATTCTTTGCTGATTTACTGTCCATTATGAGCTCTCTGTTCGACTCTCTTTTCGGATTCATTTTTTGGGGAATGGCGTATATTCGAATCCAAACTGCAGAGGAATCGAAACGGCCGAATGCCTCTCGAAACACACAAGGTTGGATCGGTTACGCTTTCAGCTGGATTCTCATTGGGATTGGACTGTTCTTCTTAGGGCCCGGTACCTAT GCCTCAATCCGTAGCGTGATCCTTAATTATGAGAAAGGCAATGTTGGCAGTGCGTTCAGCTGTGAGGACACCGGGTTGTAG
- a CDS encoding uncharacterized protein (EggNog:ENOG410PS4H), with translation MMHQYADSKLYHETITKAGRAAGQLEAVKETYQVAIEAAKSGETRLTTLTALRYWYPLFLYYDYPHHNAHEEAITIWEQNIASIPRISNELISNVRWSTVAKLATSYIQEAREAEGNKAIRSHIKLALDILDDNDESNDWQEFKRLCICLSHIENDVNTLAAWSLLGPTIDREATSDCQEIGEETFSEAGGSESEAAAAEEDESSEVLSQTDAGDEEEGEDGQSANVSETSPSPSENGYGGGLDGHLAFICDGGCGHEWSYADDVYPCKDFIDVQFDTACYEKLTAGTLGQKVCNKNHDILHVPRWGFEEAASVPGSHVRVGGETITIPDWLSTIRKKYGFD, from the exons ATGATGCACCAATATGCAGACTCAAAACTGTACCATGAAACTATCACCAAAGCCGGACGGGCTGCCGGCCAACTTGAGGCGGTTAAGGAGACCTACCAGGTTGCAATTGAGGCGGCCAAGTCTGGTGAGACAAGGCTCACAACACTTACAGCACTCCGCTACTGGTACCCCCTGTTTCTTTATTATGATTATCCTCATCATAATGCACATGAGGAAGCCATCACGATCTGGGAGCAAAACATTGCATCTATCCCTCGCATTTCGAACGAGTTGATATCCAACGTGCGTTGGTCAACGGTCGCAAAACTCGCTACCTCCTACATTCAAGAAGCAAGAGAGGCGG AAGGCAATAAAGCTATTCGAAGCCATATAAAGCTAGCTCTTGATATTTTGGATGATAATGATGAGAGTAATGACTGGCAAGAGTTCAAAAGACTCTGCATTTGCCTGAGCCACATTGAAAACGATGTCAACACACTGGCAGCGTGGTCACTACTCGGGCCAACGATTGATAGAGAAGCCACTTCAGATTGCCAGGAAATTGGCGAAGAAACTTTTTCAGAAGCCGGAGGAAGCGAAAGTGAAGCCGCTGCTGCCGAAGAGGACGAGAGCTCCGAAGTTCTCTCGCAAACCGATGCGggagacgaagaagaaggtGAAGATGGACAGTCCGCAAATGTCAGTGAAACTTCGCCATCTCCCAGTGAAAATGGCTACGGTGGAGGGCTGGATGGGCACCTCGCTTTTATTTGTGACGGGGGTTGCGGACATGAATGGAGCTATGCAGATGATGTCTACCCTTGCAAAGACTTTATTGATGTCCAATTTGATACTGCGTGCTATGAGAAACTGACGGCCGGTACCTTGGGGCAGAAGGTATGCAATAAAAACCACGACATTTTGCACGTTCCTAGATGGGGTTTTGAGGAGGCGGCAAGTGTTCCTGGGAGCCACGTTCGTGTCGGAGGGGAGACCATCACAATCCCGGATTGGTTGTCTACGATTCGTAAGAAGTATGGATTTGACTAA